The Clostridia bacterium genomic sequence TTCATTATTCTATGCTTTTGATGCAACACTTTCGCCGCTTAATGAAAGTACTTCTTCAAGATTAAGCATTATGACAAGTTTGTCACCCATTTTTGCGACACCGCTGATATATTTTCTGTTCATAGCCGATATTGCCTGTGGGGTATTTTCGATGTTTTCTTCCTCTATGTGGGTAATCTCATTGACTTCATCAACAATAAAGCCTACTGTTACTGAATTGAAATTTACTATTACGATTTTTGTGTTTTCATCAAAATCTCTGTTAGGAAGCTCAAATCTCTTTCTAAGGTTAAATACCGTGTACACCTTACCACGGAGACTCATAAGTCCTTCTACATATTCAGGCGTATTAGGCACTTTTACGATCTCCTTTGTGGGAACAATAGAATCAATATGGGTTATTTCAACACCGTAATTATCCCCGTTTAATTTGAAAATCAGTAACTGACGATTTGACATAAATAGTTACCCCCTAACTAGAGTAGTGTCATATGAAAATAAAACGATTTATACATAATTATAGCAGTTTTAAACGAAAACGGCAACCTATAGAGGTAATTTAACATAAAATTATAATGTTATAATATTTTAACAGTCTACCATCCTGAAATCTCCTTAAGTCTTTCAACTATCGGGAGGTGCTGAGTACATTTGCCCTCACATATCTTGCAATCCACACATGACTTGCTGCTGTCGGTAGTCATACTCCAATGCCATTTTATCCAGTTAAGCCCGTCCTCGACTCCTCCAAGCATTTTCTGATTATAAGCAATCATGAATTTTGAAATCTCGATTTCCTGCGGGCAGTGTTCGCAGTATCTACATCCGGTACAAAGCTTGTCCATAGAGGCGAATAGTTTTTCCTGTATTTCCTTCAGTTTGTTTTCTGAGAATTCCAGAATTCTATTTCCTATATTTGTATTTTCAATAACTTCCTGAATAGACCCCATCCCTGCTAGTACAGTAGTTATCTCTTTATGGGAAGCGTTAAAACGCAGGGCTGCCTCTGTTACAGTTTTATCATCCTCATCTCTTATAAAATCAAAATATTCTGACTTTTGGGGTATAAGGCCTCCACTTAAGGGATTCATGGTTGCCACACCCAAGCCGTGTTTGTAAGCGGCTTTTAAACCCTGCTGCCTGTAAGGTGAATTCAGAATGTTATATCCGAGTGTAACGCCCTCAAAAGCCCCATCTTTTACAATCTGTTCTATTTCATCTCCATTACAGTGGGTAGAAAACACTATATGCTCAATAAGACCTTCCTCTTTTGCCTTCAGTGCTGCCTCATAAGCCCCGTTTTTAGCCATCCTGCTTTTATAGTCATCCAGTGTGAGTATACACCAGATATGAAAGAAGTTGATCCTGGAAAGTCCTAGTCTCTTGAGAGAGGTTTCAAGCTGGGCACGGAGCTTGTCTCCGTCTTTTTCACCGCTCTTGGTAGATACGTAGTACTGTCCCGGCATATTTGCGAAAGCCTGCCCGAATATAAGCTCACTATTGTCATCATTATAATATGGAGCCGTATCAAAATAGTTTATTCCAAGTTCGTTTGCTTTTCTTACTACTTCTGCACACCTGTCATAATCGTACGAATCCCCATCCTTTATAAATCTCATACCGCCAAAACCTATAGCAGAAATCTTTTTACCTGTTTTACCATATTCCTTATATAGCATGACTGCACCCCCATAGCTTTGATAAATGCTGCATAGTATTAGTTATTCCAGTTTGTTAGAGTAAACTCTGAGCCAATAGCTGGATCATATCCGGTTTACAGGCGGATTTTCTTCAATTGGGGAAATATGTAACCTGTCAATTGTTATTCAGGATCTATAGCTTCCGTTTATTTTCACATAGTCATATGAGAAATCACAGGTCCACATTCTATCCGAAAAATTACCTCTTTTCAGATTAACTGTTATTTTTATCTCATTTGCCTTTAGTATTTTTTTAGCTTTTTCTTCATCGAACTCGAGAGCTGTTCCATTTCTGCATACCATAAGGTCTGCAAGGAAAATATCTACCAAATTCGGATCAAAGTCTGCACCCGAGTATCCTACTGCCGTAATAATCCTGCCCCAGTTTGCATCCTCTCCGAATATTGCTGTTTTTACAAGGGGAGATTTGGCTATCGCACATACTGCTTTGTAGGCGTCGGCTTCATTGCCGGCTCCGTTTATGGTGATTTCAACAAGTTTTGTAGCACCTTCGCCATCTTTGGCAATCATTCTTGCCAGTGTAGTACATACAAGATTCAGTGCCGAAAGAAATTTTTCATACTCAGCGTCTTCTTTTACAATGCCTGAGTTGTCTGCTTCCCCGTTAGCCAGCATTACAACCATATCGCAGACACTGGTATCACCATCTACAGATACTCTGTTAAAAGTGTGCTTTACAGTTTCCTTCAGTGCTTTATCGAGCAATCCGCGGGAAATATTGATGTCGGTGGTAATTATCCCGATCATAGTTGCCATATTCGGATGAATCATACCCGAGCCCTTAGCCATACCGCCTATACGTATATTTTCGCCCTGTATCTCAAGCTCCACGGCTATTTCCTTAGGTACAATATCCGTTGTCATTATTGCCTCTTCTGCATCATGTCCGCCATCTGGACTCAATCCTGCAATGGCGCCGCGTATGCCTGAACGCACTGCGGGCATGTTTAGCGGCGAGCCTATTACGCCTGTAGAACCGACAAGGATATCATCAGGCTCACAGTTTAACAACTGTGCGGCAAGCTCTGCCATTTCCTTTGCATCCTTATAGCCTCGTTCGCCCACACATGCATTTGCATTACCACTGTTTATAACCACTGCCTGGGCATATCCGTTTTTTATATGTTCCATTGTAACCAATAGCGAATGCCCTTTAACCACATTTGTAGTAAAAACACCAGAAGCTGCTGCCGTACCTTCAGAGCATACAACCGCAAGATCTTTCTTACCATTCTTCTTAAGTCCGCACGCTACACCTGATGCTGTAAAACCTTTTGGAGAAGTAACTCCACCTTCTATTATCTGCATTTATTCCACCTCAATTTTGTTATTATCTGTCAGGCTGGTACCCGACGGAAGTCATACGGTACACTCCTGAATTACTTATAGTCCGCTAAGAATACTAGAATTAATGAAAATTCTGCACATTATACTTTTCCTTCCATTAAATTATACAGAAAACATATTTAGTATTCAACAAATTATGAAGTTTTAAGGAAGAAAGCTCGGATAAATATTTGAAATTATCTAAAAATCAGTTGAAATTTATTAATATTTCTGAGAAAATTATTGATATCTTAAGTTAATGGAGGAAACCGGGATGTTAGATCCAAATTTGACTGCTATAATTTGTATAAGTATATTAGCTTTGATTCCAATCAGCATAGTATCCGTTGTAAAATTTACGAACCTGAAGCTTAAGACAGAACAGATAAGAGCAGATGCAATGGTAAAAGCCGAGGAAATAAAAGCAAGAAATCAGTATGAAATAGAAAAGCTTGTGAGTGGAAATCGCACAAACAGCAGAATCAACCATACGCAAGGCAATATTGATGACTCCTATGAAGACCCTTATGAAAAGAGGAAAGTCAGGGAAAGATAATATCAGTATGGTATCTATACCTTGACATGAATACTCAATTAATATATTATTTTTAGTAATTAAATTATTGAAATAAAAGCGATGAATAAGAGGAGTAGACAGAATTGGCCTTAAGAGAGGGATAGCCGTCGGGTGCAAGCTATTCTGGGAATCAAGCTGTTGAAGGTAGCTTATGAGCTCTATAGTTGAAGCTTTGCAGATAAATTTCTCGGAACATAAGGTATACTTATTGAGAAATTGAATCTGATTTCTGTATTTTACAGCCTTGTTAGACTATAGCGGAAACCAACCGTTAATATGGAGCATTTAGGATATATAAGTATTTTGAATGTAATGAGAAGCCCCTAGGGGAATTTTGGTGGTACCGCGGAATTACAAGCCTTTCGTCCAATATAGAGACGAAAAGGCTTTTTTGTTTATCTAAGCGAAAAACAGGATTTGCTAGCATTTGCAGGGAAGGGAGAGTATTATGCTGTTGTTGAAAATTTTCGGCCTGTTGTTTATTATACCAGGGTGTTTGCTGGTACTGATGGCAAGGCAGGTGGTATCCAGATTCAATCTGGATAGGAATGCAAAAGTTGATTTTGAAAATGAGATGACCGAGAAAGAACTGGAACAATATAAGGCAAACAAAGCTGCCGTAAATATTAAGATGCTTGGAATGTTGGTTGCTTTGCCCGGTTTTATCATGATTTTGATAGCATTTAAATAAGGAGTGGAGGAGTCAATATGGACGAACAGAGAAATATAGCAAAAACTTATGACCCTAAGCAGGTAGAAGACAGATTGTATAAGGAATGGACAGATAAGAGGTATTTTCACGCTGAAGCGGATGAAAGTAAAGAGCCTTTTACCATAGTCATACCACCGCCGAATATTACCGGGCAGCTTCATATGGGTCATGCCTTGGACAACACGCTGCAGGATATACTGATAAGATGGAAGAGGATGCAGGGGTATGCTACTCTGTGGCTTCCGGGAACAGACCATGCCAGTATCGCAACTGAGGCTAAAATAGTAGATGCAATGGCAAAAGAAGGTCTTACCAAGGAAATGATAGGCAGAGAGAAGTATCTGGAAAGGGCATGGGAATGGAAAAAGCACTATGGAGGCAGGATAGTGGAGCAGCTTAAGAAGCTGGGAAGCTCATGCGACTGGGAACGTGAGAGATTCACAATGGATGAAGGCTTGTCCAAAGCCGTTATTGAAGTATTTATCAAGCTGTACAACGACGGCCTTATTTATAAGGGAGAAAGAATCACCAACTGGTGCCCGAACTGCAATACTTCGATTTCTGATATAGAAGTTGAGTATGAAGAAAAGGAAGGCAGCTTCTGGCATATCAGATACCCGGTAAAAGGCAGCGCAGAGTACCTTGTGGTAGCTACTACAAGACCAGAGACGATGCTCGGGGATACTGCCCTGGCAGTGCATCCTGAAGATGAAAGGTATAAACACCTGGTAGGGAAAACAGTCATTCTTCCGCTGATGAACAGGGAGATACCTATAATTGCAGATGAATATGTCGAAAAGGAATTCGGAACGGGAGTTGTAAAAATCACCCCTGCCCATGACCCGAATGACTTCGAAGTCGGATTGAGACACAACCTGCCCCAGGTAAGGGTAATGGATGATAAGGGAAAAATGAATGAAAATTCCAGGCAGTATCAGGGTATGGACAGATACGAAGCAAGGAAGCAGATTATAAACGACCTGAAAAACCTTGACCTCCTGGTAAAGATTGAACCTCACAAGCACAATGTAGGTACATGCCAGAGGTGTAAGACGGTTGTCGAGCCGCTTATTTCAAAGCAGTGGTACGTAAAGATGAAGCCTCTTGCCGAACCTGCAATAGAAGTAGTTAAAAACGGAACTATAAAATTTGTACCAGAAAGATTTTCAAAAATATATTTCAACTGGATGGAGAATATCCAGGATTGGTGCATATCAAGGCAATTGTGGTGGGGACACAGGATTCCTGCGTATTACTGCCAGGACTGCGGATACATGGAAGTTGGGCATGATATGCCGGATAAGTGCTCAAAGTGCGGGAGTACAAAATTTGAACAAGACCCCGATACACTGGATACATGGTTCAGTTCTGCTCTCTGGCCCTTTTCAACCCTCGGATGGCCTGATATGACTGAAGATCTGAAGTACTTCTATCCGACAAATGTGCTTGTTACAGGCTATGACATTATCTTCTTCTGGGTGGCAAGAATGATATTTTCCGGAATGGAGCATATGGGTAAAGAGCCGTTTAAATACGTATTCATACACGGACTTGTAAGAGATGCCCAGGGCAGAAAGATGAGCAAGTCACTCGGAAACGGTATAGATCCACTTGAGATAATAGACCAGTATGGTACCGATGCACTAAGGTTTGCACTCAGTGCGGGCAATTCACCGGGAAATGACATAAGGTTCTCTACTGAGAAGATAGAGTCCAGCAGAAACTTTGCAAACAAGATATGGAATGCTTCCAGATTTGTATTGATGAATTTTGATGAGAATCTTGATTTTACAAAAGTTGATGCCGGTAAGTTTACCGTTGCGGACAAATGGATACTGAGCAGGATAAACACCCTGGCTAAGGAAGTAACCGAGAATATGGAAAAATTTGAGCTCGGTATAGCGCTTCAGAAGATATATGAGTTCATCTGGGAAGAGTTCTGCGACTGGTATATAGAACTGGTAAAACCAAGGCTGTATGACAGGGAAAGCGACAGCAGGCTTGAAGCCCAGTATGTCCTGAATTATGTACTCGGCAATGCTATGAAGCTTTTGCACCCTTATATGCCGTTCATCACTGAGGAGATATACACCCACCTTATTAATGATGATGCCAGCATAATGATATCAAGATGGCCGGAATACAGAGCTGATTATGATTATCCTGAAGCGGAAAAGAAGATGACGCTTATAATGCAGGCAATACGAAATATAAGAAATATAAGGGCTGAAATGAATGTTCCGCCTTCAAGGCGTGCTAAGGTGATATTTGTAACAGCGGGAAAAGAGGAAGAACAGACATTCACTGAAGGAAAGAGCTTCTTTGAAAGACTATCCAGTGCTTCGGAAATTGCCGTTCAATCCTCTAAGGAGGGTATTCCGCAGGATGCGGTGGCATCGGTTATTGCAGGCGCAGAAATATTCATACCTCTTGAGGATCTTATAGATGTAGAAAAGGAAATAGACAGACTCGAGAAGGAAAAGACGAATCTGGGAAAAGAGCTTGAAAGAGTTAATAACAAGCTGAATAATGAAGGATTTGTAGCAAAAGCTCCTGCAAAGGTTATCGAAGAAGAGAAGGAAAAGAAAATCAGGTATCAGGAGATGTATGATAAAGTCTCAGAGAGATTGAACGGATTAAAGAAGTAAAGTATATAAAATAACAGTTGTTTAAAATACAGCTGTTATTTTTTTTGACTTTATTTATGGAATAAAATACAATAATTTGTAAAATAATCTCGAGGTGATTGCTTGATATGGAATATAAAGAAGAATTAAGGAACATAACAGGGATTTTACTTGAAGAAGAGGACCATTACGGGAAAATGAAAAAGGCTGTAGATGATTTGTACAGGTTATTCCAGACTGTATCGGGTCTTGAGGAGAACAATGAAAAAATCAGGGAGGATATATTCCTGCCAAGCGGTAAGGCAATAGGGTCTTTTTGGGCAGCCGCATGCATAAAGGAACTGGTAAGGACAAAGAGGTATTTAAGAGGTGTATATAAAGGTATAAAGCAGGCGCAGACACAATTTCCCGGAAGGCAGATACATATCCTGTATGCCGGAACAGGCCCTTTTGCTGCATTGGCTGTACCGTTGACGACCGTATTTGCTAGCTCTGAAATAAAATTCACTCTTCTGGAGATAAATACTGAAAGCATAAGATGCTTGAAGAGAGTTATAAAGTCCCTTCAACTGGAGGACTACATTTATGAAATAGTTCAGTGCGATGCCGCGGAATACAGGGTAAACAGAGACAGACCGGTTCATATGATAATAACGGAAACCATGCAGAATGCGTTGAAAAAAGAGCCCCAGGTAGCCATAACCATGAATCTGGCTCCCCAGATGGAAGAGGGTGGGATTCTGGTACCTGAATGTGTATTTGTGAGTGCTGCACTGCTTGACCTCAAGATGGACATGGATAGGATAGTAGGAATGACGGGAGATGAAGAGCAATATTTCCACTCTCTCGGAGAAATTTTCCAGTTGGATAAAGACATTGCGACACGGTGTACGGATGAAGATATGCAAACCGATGGAAACCGGTCTTTTCCCTGGGTTGAGGTTGACATTCCGGAGGGTGTGGAAAGCAGATTTAGTCAATTGTGCCTGTTTACAGCTATAAGGGTTTTCGGTGGAGAAGAGTTGAAATACAGGGAGTGTTCGCTGACTATGCCTCTAAAGCTGTTTGACAGGGACCGGGCTGCAGATAAGGTGGCCTTCAGGTATGTCTTGGGCGATAATCCAGGGTTTGAGTACAGGGTTTGTCCGCTGCCGTGGAAATGTACTCATCAGGACAAAGTGAACTTTATTTCAGCAACAAACACGGGGACATGATAACTTGCAAAGAGGGAGTCGGAGGAGTCCATACTACTGAAGATATTTGTACTTATGGATGGTGGAAAAAATGAAATTTAAAAGCATGATAATATTAGGAATATTATCAGTAATTGTTTTGAGTGGAACAATTATATTTGTGAAATCATTGACTCGTTTTGAAAAATTAGATCAGCAGAATTATAATTTTGAAGAAAGAGCAAAATTGGCAGGAATAGATAAAGTTGAAAAAAGAAGTTAACAAAGCCTGCTAATAAAGATAATAAGGATACGCTAAAAAATATAGAACAGGTAAAAGGTTTTATTAAAGACGAAGAACTTAAAGACAGAGCCAAATATGAAAAGAGAGAATTACTTACTTACCAAGATTTTTTAGAAAAGCATACTCAATTCGACCTTGATTTATCTATCGACAAAGATAGAATGATTTGGGTTACAGTTTGCCATTACCCAAATGGATTTATGCACAAAACGGGTTTTGTAAAAAATGCAATTTTAACTAAATTCTATGATGCGGAAACTGGCGAAGCGCTAGGGTATTCAATAAGTTCTTTGGATAAAGATGGAAATGGAATTAAACGACCACAACATGGACAACCAAAACATGACACTAATTGATTTGAATATTTCAAACAGAACTTGAACACTACTAAACTAAAACCTAAAGCTTTAGATTTTTGTTTAGTAGTGTATTTTTTACCGCTTTATCATCTTGAGTATAAAATGCATCAGGGTTTTTTCATAACTTCCAGCCCACCTCTAAAAAGTCATACTAATAGCTACCCAAACAAAATTTTATTTTCCTACACAAAAAATGTAAACAAAGGATTGATTTAGCCATGAAACACATATATAATTCTATTATGTAGAATAATATCTAGTTTTGTTTATTTTTACAATCTGAGGTAAAAATTTGTTGATTTTAGGAGGGGGATGTTATGGAACCTATTTTAGGACAGGTTCAATTGTTTGCTTTTGGTTTTGAACCGATGGGGTGGATATTATGTGACGGAAGAACGCTGAATATCCAACAGAACTCAGCACTATATTCGCTACTAGGAACTACTTACGGGGGAAATGGTTCTACTACCTTTGGAATACCTAATCTTATGAATGCAAATCCTGTTCCGGCTGCTGGCAGCTATTACAACTGCTATTACATCGCAGTGGAGGGTATATACCCCTCAAGGTATTGATGACACTCCGCTATAATTCTTTATACTAAAAATCAGGAGGAAAATATTATGGATCCTTTTTTAGGTCAGATTCAGCTTTTTGCTTTTAATTTCGAACCGATAGGCTGGGTGCAGTGCAAGGGGCAGATACTGAACATAGCTCAGAATCAGGCGTTGTTTGCACTTATCGGCAACATATATGGTGGCAACGGTACTACTACCTTTGCGCTGCCAAACCTTCAGGGAGCTGAGCCTAATCCGAATACCAAGTACTATATAGCAGTACAGGGAATATTCCCGCCAAGAAATTAGGAAGTATTTAGTCTATTGGTTTAAATAAAACCGCAGGAAAGGATTGAAATATAATGGGGAATATAAACATAGCCTTAAATAAGCCTGCCAGCTCCAGCAGCTATTTATACCCGTATGCACCGCAAAGAGCTGTTGACGGCTCACTGGCTACAGCAAACAGGTGGCTCAGTGTGACACTGCCGGCATGGATGTCTGTAAACTTACAGGGAGTATACTGGATAGATAAGTGGACCGTAGCAAACCTGGGAGCGGCAAACTGGCCTCAAAACTACAATATGAACGGCTACAAGCTTCAATCCAGCATGGATAACATCAACTGGGTTGACAGGGATACTGTAACAGGAAATGCATCAAATTCTACAACACGCACAGTAGCACCATTCAAGGCATCATATGTACGCCTTTATGTTCCTGGGGGGCAGGGTATAGCTGCAAATACTAATTTTGCATCAATAGCAGAGTTTCAGGTATTTCAGGCAGACCCGACCAGCAGCTACCTTTCGGGACTTACAATAAGTGCGGGAACTCTCACCCCGGGGTTTGTGAAAACTACAACTGCGTATACTGCAAGTGTAGGATTTGAAACTTCAAGTATAACCGTGACTCCGACTGCTGAAGACAGCAGAGCGACTATTAAAGTGAACGGAGCGGTCGTAACCAGCGGCCAGCCGTCACAAGCAGTAAACCTGAACGTAGGACAGAATACAATTACGGTGCAGGTGACACCATACATAGGTGATCCACTTAACTATACAATCACTGTGACAAGGCAGGATAGTGTAAACCTTACAAATATGGTACTAAAAGATACAGCTAATAATACGATTGGGATAAGTCCTGCATTTACGGCAGGGACAACATCATATACGGCAAATGTCGAATTTGGTGTAGCAAGTGCTACCGTCACTCCTACAGCGGAAAGCAGTAATGCAGTAATAACGATAAACGGGGCTGTGGTGCAGAGCGGACAGGCATCGGGAGTGATAAGTTTGAATGCAGGAGCTACAACAGCTATACCTGTTCTAGTTACGGGCTATGGAGGCGCTTCAAAAACTTACACAATACAAGTTACCAGAGCAATACCGGACTTATATCTGTCCAGAGTCGATCTGGCTTTTAGCGGAAGTAGGTATTCGGGCAGTAGTAGTGTTACTATGAATCACACTGATTTGAATTATACAGCAAATACTTCTACAAAAGCATCCAGTGTAACCGTTACTCCATATGCAGAAATGAATGGGGTGAAGATAAACGTTAACGGTCAGGAACTGAACAGCGAACAGGCATCTACTCCTATAGCGTTAACCGGAGCAAGCACTGTGCTTAATTTAGTAGTAACCTATCCGAACTACACAGGCAGCAGAAATTACACAATTACAGTAACCAGGACATAAAGGTTGAATAGTTAGCTTGCTTTATTATGACAAGTGTTTGAGAGTCTATATTTATTTCTTATAGCTCTTAAACACTTGTTTCATAAATGTAAAAATTCAAGGCTGTGTTCATACAGGTGTAGAATCTATGCATGTTTATCCTAATATAATTTTAGATTAATAAGTGGCTCTTAAGACAGCAAATAACTTATTTATATAGATATTGTGAATAGAAAGAGGTAATATGAAATGAGGTATATACCGAAAGTGGCTCTAACTGTTTTTCTTGCGATAACGGTAGTTGTTAGTATTTTTAGCTTTTCATATGCAGGAGATGTAACTGAAGATTTCGAGACTTGGGGTTTTTCAAATGGAACAAGTGCTTCACCAGAATACGTGCATAACGGATGGAAGTTTCAATCTTTTTATTTAGGTGCATCAGCTACACCTTCAGCAATAAAGCTAGTTACTAGCCCTGCTGCTTTATCATTAAGTGATGGTGCTCCGGTAGATGAATTAAGGATTATAAAGATAAATGAGTTAGGCAATAATGTGCGTTTTATTTTTAAAGGCTTTTACTTCACCCGCACCACTCTAGCTCCGAGAAAGCTCAAGGTAACAGGTTGGAGGAATGGGGCACAGGTTACTGGAGAAATCTATTATGATTATGATGATTCAACACCTGATAATACATATTGTAATGTAATCAGTGATACTGGATTTCAGAATGTTGATGAAGTGAGGATTGCTGCTGATGAGGATGTAACAGAGTATAATAACAATAATGTAATAGATACTGTAAGAAAGCTTGATTTGTACTTTGAAGATTTTGTATATGATGCAACCCCTGTATCAAGTACAGCACCCATTCTTGGCAATATTTCCGGGGACAGTGCCAGTTATATTGAAGATTCCCCTCATGCCCTGCTTGATGCTGGGACGCCGGCTGCATTAACTGATGCAGATTCAACTAATATGAATGGAGGCAAGGTGACTGTTGAGATAAGCAGCAACCGTGTACCTGGCGAGGATGTGCTGTGCATTCAGAATCAGGGTGCAGGCAGTGGACAGATTGGAGTAAGCGGCAGTAATGTTACTTATGAAGGTACTACTATCGGTACATATTCAGGTGGTACAGGTGTAAACAATCTGGTAGTATCTCTTAATACCAGTTCTAGTCCTGCAGCAATTCAGAGTCTGATACGTGCTCTCACCTACTCAAATAGCAATAATGCAAATCCGGATACTTCACAAAGGACAATTTCCGTAACGGTTGATGATGGTGGAGGCGGTATTTCTGGTACAGCGAATGTAACAGTTGATGTAACAAGAGCGAATGATGCACCGGCAGATATCGGCCTGTCAAACAGCAGTGTACCGGAAAGCGCCATATCTGGAAGTACAGTTGGAATATTGAGCAGCACTGATGTTGATATAGGAGATACAACCTTTACATATGCGTTGGTAAGTGGAGCAGGGGATACAGATAATGCAAGTTTCGCAATAGATGGCACTGCTTTAGAGACAGCGGCAGGCTTTAACTATGAAGCAAAGAACAGCTACAGCATAAGGGTAAGGGCGACGGATGCCGGAGGGTTATGGTATGAGAAGCAGTTGACCATTGCAATAACCAATGTTAATGAAAATCCTACCGGGATAACACTTACAAACAGCACAATAGCTGAAAATAGTGCAACAGGAAGTGCAATAGGTACGTTTAGCAGCACAGATACTGACGTGATAGACACATTTACATATGCGTTGGTAAGCGGAGCAGGTGATGCAGATAATGCGAGCTTTACAATAGATGGCAATATACTTAAAACAAATACTACATTCAGTTATGCTGCAAAAAACAGTTACAGCATAAGGGTAAGGACAAC encodes the following:
- a CDS encoding chemotaxis protein CheW, translated to MSNRQLLIFKLNGDNYGVEITHIDSIVPTKEIVKVPNTPEYVEGLMSLRGKVYTVFNLRKRFELPNRDFDENTKIVIVNFNSVTVGFIVDEVNEITHIEEENIENTPQAISAMNRKYISGVAKMGDKLVIMLNLEEVLSLSGESVASKA
- a CDS encoding aldo/keto reductase, with the protein product MLYKEYGKTGKKISAIGFGGMRFIKDGDSYDYDRCAEVVRKANELGINYFDTAPYYNDDNSELIFGQAFANMPGQYYVSTKSGEKDGDKLRAQLETSLKRLGLSRINFFHIWCILTLDDYKSRMAKNGAYEAALKAKEEGLIEHIVFSTHCNGDEIEQIVKDGAFEGVTLGYNILNSPYRQQGLKAAYKHGLGVATMNPLSGGLIPQKSEYFDFIRDEDDKTVTEAALRFNASHKEITTVLAGMGSIQEVIENTNIGNRILEFSENKLKEIQEKLFASMDKLCTGCRYCEHCPQEIEISKFMIAYNQKMLGGVEDGLNWIKWHWSMTTDSSKSCVDCKICEGKCTQHLPIVERLKEISGW
- the argJ gene encoding bifunctional glutamate N-acetyltransferase/amino-acid acetyltransferase ArgJ, which produces MQIIEGGVTSPKGFTASGVACGLKKNGKKDLAVVCSEGTAAASGVFTTNVVKGHSLLVTMEHIKNGYAQAVVINSGNANACVGERGYKDAKEMAELAAQLLNCEPDDILVGSTGVIGSPLNMPAVRSGIRGAIAGLSPDGGHDAEEAIMTTDIVPKEIAVELEIQGENIRIGGMAKGSGMIHPNMATMIGIITTDINISRGLLDKALKETVKHTFNRVSVDGDTSVCDMVVMLANGEADNSGIVKEDAEYEKFLSALNLVCTTLARMIAKDGEGATKLVEITINGAGNEADAYKAVCAIAKSPLVKTAIFGEDANWGRIITAVGYSGADFDPNLVDIFLADLMVCRNGTALEFDEEKAKKILKANEIKITVNLKRGNFSDRMWTCDFSYDYVKINGSYRS
- a CDS encoding valine--tRNA ligase, producing MDEQRNIAKTYDPKQVEDRLYKEWTDKRYFHAEADESKEPFTIVIPPPNITGQLHMGHALDNTLQDILIRWKRMQGYATLWLPGTDHASIATEAKIVDAMAKEGLTKEMIGREKYLERAWEWKKHYGGRIVEQLKKLGSSCDWERERFTMDEGLSKAVIEVFIKLYNDGLIYKGERITNWCPNCNTSISDIEVEYEEKEGSFWHIRYPVKGSAEYLVVATTRPETMLGDTALAVHPEDERYKHLVGKTVILPLMNREIPIIADEYVEKEFGTGVVKITPAHDPNDFEVGLRHNLPQVRVMDDKGKMNENSRQYQGMDRYEARKQIINDLKNLDLLVKIEPHKHNVGTCQRCKTVVEPLISKQWYVKMKPLAEPAIEVVKNGTIKFVPERFSKIYFNWMENIQDWCISRQLWWGHRIPAYYCQDCGYMEVGHDMPDKCSKCGSTKFEQDPDTLDTWFSSALWPFSTLGWPDMTEDLKYFYPTNVLVTGYDIIFFWVARMIFSGMEHMGKEPFKYVFIHGLVRDAQGRKMSKSLGNGIDPLEIIDQYGTDALRFALSAGNSPGNDIRFSTEKIESSRNFANKIWNASRFVLMNFDENLDFTKVDAGKFTVADKWILSRINTLAKEVTENMEKFELGIALQKIYEFIWEEFCDWYIELVKPRLYDRESDSRLEAQYVLNYVLGNAMKLLHPYMPFITEEIYTHLINDDASIMISRWPEYRADYDYPEAEKKMTLIMQAIRNIRNIRAEMNVPPSRRAKVIFVTAGKEEEQTFTEGKSFFERLSSASEIAVQSSKEGIPQDAVASVIAGAEIFIPLEDLIDVEKEIDRLEKEKTNLGKELERVNNKLNNEGFVAKAPAKVIEEEKEKKIRYQEMYDKVSERLNGLKK
- a CDS encoding phytanoyl-CoA dioxygenase: MEYKEELRNITGILLEEEDHYGKMKKAVDDLYRLFQTVSGLEENNEKIREDIFLPSGKAIGSFWAAACIKELVRTKRYLRGVYKGIKQAQTQFPGRQIHILYAGTGPFAALAVPLTTVFASSEIKFTLLEINTESIRCLKRVIKSLQLEDYIYEIVQCDAAEYRVNRDRPVHMIITETMQNALKKEPQVAITMNLAPQMEEGGILVPECVFVSAALLDLKMDMDRIVGMTGDEEQYFHSLGEIFQLDKDIATRCTDEDMQTDGNRSFPWVEVDIPEGVESRFSQLCLFTAIRVFGGEELKYRECSLTMPLKLFDRDRAADKVAFRYVLGDNPGFEYRVCPLPWKCTHQDKVNFISATNTGT
- a CDS encoding tail fiber protein — translated: MEPILGQVQLFAFGFEPMGWILCDGRTLNIQQNSALYSLLGTTYGGNGSTTFGIPNLMNANPVPAAGSYYNCYYIAVEGIYPSRY
- a CDS encoding tail fiber protein, which encodes MDPFLGQIQLFAFNFEPIGWVQCKGQILNIAQNQALFALIGNIYGGNGTTTFALPNLQGAEPNPNTKYYIAVQGIFPPRN
- a CDS encoding cadherin-like beta sandwich domain-containing protein — its product is MGNINIALNKPASSSSYLYPYAPQRAVDGSLATANRWLSVTLPAWMSVNLQGVYWIDKWTVANLGAANWPQNYNMNGYKLQSSMDNINWVDRDTVTGNASNSTTRTVAPFKASYVRLYVPGGQGIAANTNFASIAEFQVFQADPTSSYLSGLTISAGTLTPGFVKTTTAYTASVGFETSSITVTPTAEDSRATIKVNGAVVTSGQPSQAVNLNVGQNTITVQVTPYIGDPLNYTITVTRQDSVNLTNMVLKDTANNTIGISPAFTAGTTSYTANVEFGVASATVTPTAESSNAVITINGAVVQSGQASGVISLNAGATTAIPVLVTGYGGASKTYTIQVTRAIPDLYLSRVDLAFSGSRYSGSSSVTMNHTDLNYTANTSTKASSVTVTPYAEMNGVKINVNGQELNSEQASTPIALTGASTVLNLVVTYPNYTGSRNYTITVTRT